One Leptospira bouyouniensis DNA window includes the following coding sequences:
- a CDS encoding malate dehydrogenase, giving the protein MSKKVKVAVTGAAGQIGYALLFRIASGQMFGPDTAVELQLLELEQALPAAKGVIMELDDCAFPLLEKVSVSSNIDEAFRDINWALLVGSVPRKAGMERGDLLKINGGIFTTQGKAIEKNAASDVRVLVVGNPCNTNALIAMNNAKGVPADRWFAMTGLDENRAKTQLAQKAGVLVKDVSNVAIWGNHSATQYPDFYNAKIKGKPATDLISDEAWLKGDFISTVQKRGAAIIAARGASSAASAANAVVDTVRNIVTPTKPGDWFSAASNSNGEYGVDKGLIFGYPLKSDGKKVEIVTGLEINAFGKEKFDITHNELKEERNEVKDMLG; this is encoded by the coding sequence ATGAGCAAAAAAGTAAAAGTTGCTGTAACTGGTGCTGCCGGACAAATCGGATACGCACTCTTATTTCGTATCGCTTCAGGACAAATGTTTGGACCTGACACTGCAGTAGAACTCCAATTATTGGAACTTGAACAAGCACTCCCTGCTGCAAAAGGTGTTATTATGGAATTGGACGATTGTGCATTTCCATTACTTGAAAAAGTTTCAGTATCATCAAACATTGATGAGGCGTTTCGTGACATCAACTGGGCTCTTCTTGTAGGATCTGTTCCTCGAAAAGCGGGTATGGAAAGGGGAGATCTTCTCAAAATCAATGGTGGAATTTTTACAACACAAGGGAAAGCGATTGAAAAAAATGCAGCAAGTGATGTAAGGGTTCTCGTTGTGGGTAACCCTTGTAACACAAACGCACTCATTGCAATGAACAATGCGAAAGGTGTTCCGGCTGACAGATGGTTTGCAATGACTGGTCTTGATGAAAACCGTGCGAAAACTCAATTAGCACAAAAGGCGGGAGTTCTTGTAAAAGATGTTTCCAATGTAGCCATTTGGGGAAACCACTCTGCGACTCAATACCCTGACTTTTACAATGCAAAAATCAAAGGAAAACCAGCAACGGATCTAATCAGTGACGAAGCGTGGTTAAAAGGTGATTTTATCTCCACAGTACAAAAACGTGGTGCTGCTATCATTGCAGCAAGAGGGGCATCTTCGGCAGCATCCGCTGCGAACGCTGTTGTGGATACAGTGCGTAACATTGTGACTCCTACAAAACCTGGAGATTGGTTCAGCGCTGCAAGCAATTCCAATGGTGAGTATGGTGTAGACAAAGGTCTTATCTTTGGATACCCACTCAAATCGGATGGAAAAAAAGTAGAGATCGTAACAGGTCTTGAAATTAACGCATTTGGAAAGGAAAAATTTGACATCACTCATAATGAATTAAAAGAAGAGAGAAATGAAGTCAAAGACATGTTAGGTTAA
- a CDS encoding acyl-CoA dehydrogenase family protein: MSIVTTKKSSFDLFNPTEDHLSLRQSVASFAERELDEQAKENDETESFNHMLFKRLGSELGIFGITVPEEDGGHGLDPLASVIIHEEMSRFDPGFTLSYLAHEVLFVNNFFYSSNASQRSRYLSKVITGEWIGGMGMTEPGAGTDVLGMSTQAVKKGDRYIINGVKQYITNGSVGQVFVLYTKLDKNAKKMTSFVIESSYKGFSVGKKEEKMGMRSSPTTQLVFEDMEVPEENLLGEENGAITHMMRNLEIERVTLAAQSLGIARRCVDIMCDYTVRHREAFGKKLMEFGQIQRLVAESYADYQAARALVYQVASELGPDVRNSLGAASAKLVATQMAERVSRNAIQVLGGYGYCREYPVERLHRDAILLSIGGGTNEAMQKNIASDLKKLWSE; this comes from the coding sequence ATGAGTATCGTTACGACAAAAAAATCATCTTTTGATTTATTTAATCCAACTGAAGATCACTTAAGCTTAAGGCAATCCGTTGCTTCCTTTGCCGAACGTGAGCTAGACGAACAAGCAAAAGAAAATGATGAAACAGAATCATTTAATCATATGTTATTCAAACGCCTAGGTTCCGAACTTGGAATTTTTGGAATCACTGTTCCAGAAGAAGATGGCGGGCATGGACTTGATCCACTTGCATCGGTGATCATTCATGAAGAGATGAGTCGTTTTGATCCTGGATTTACTTTGTCTTATTTAGCTCACGAAGTTTTGTTTGTGAATAATTTCTTTTATAGTTCCAATGCATCCCAACGAAGTCGTTATCTGAGTAAAGTCATCACAGGGGAATGGATTGGTGGGATGGGAATGACAGAACCTGGTGCAGGGACTGATGTTTTGGGTATGTCAACGCAAGCAGTGAAAAAGGGTGACCGTTATATCATCAATGGTGTGAAACAATACATCACAAATGGTTCCGTGGGACAAGTATTTGTATTGTATACAAAGTTGGATAAAAACGCCAAAAAAATGACATCATTCGTGATCGAGTCGTCTTACAAAGGTTTTTCGGTAGGTAAAAAAGAAGAAAAAATGGGAATGCGTTCCTCGCCTACCACTCAACTAGTCTTCGAAGATATGGAAGTCCCAGAAGAAAACTTACTTGGAGAAGAAAACGGTGCCATCACACATATGATGCGTAATTTAGAAATCGAACGAGTGACTCTTGCTGCACAATCGTTAGGGATTGCTCGTCGTTGTGTTGATATTATGTGTGATTACACGGTTCGCCACAGGGAAGCTTTCGGTAAAAAACTAATGGAGTTTGGACAAATCCAAAGATTGGTAGCTGAATCTTATGCAGATTACCAAGCAGCAAGAGCCCTTGTTTACCAAGTGGCAAGTGAACTAGGACCAGATGTCAGAAATTCACTTGGAGCAGCCTCCGCAAAACTTGTTGCTACTCAGATGGCTGAGCGAGTTTCGAGAAACGCGATACAAGTATTAGGTGGTTATGGTTATTGCCGTGAATATCCTGTCGAAAGACTTCACAGAGATGCAATCCTCCTAAGTATTGGTGGTGGAACAAACGAAGCGATGCAAAAAAACATTGCGAGTGACTTAAAAAAACTTTGGTCTGAGTGA
- a CDS encoding phytoene desaturase family protein translates to MEKEWDVIVLGSGLGGLSAALAFAKKGKRVLVLEKSISPGGCASSFWKKGFLFESGATTLVGFEKGLPLDRLTKEFGLKFPLIPLEKPMFVHMNGSEIERFKDRNLWIKESLRVFGGGLRMKIFWKLCFFVADQLWNLSARYKWFPFRNIGDVWKTLLVFRPSDLLIFLFSFVSVRFVLVCLCLSQNKNWNQFLDEQLLITNQTISRNAPFLMAAAGLTYPNLQNYIVSGGMVELSNTMIQRLKEWDGEFSTKQEVKKITKKSYVNQNESANSQAIGGDGFHDSTQSFYWEVTAKNRDHSVFRAPILVSNLPIWNLAELTDNLPRLNEKTKRMEKGIWGAFTMGIAIKINEKNESSVSECLHHQIHLERALPYGGGTSVFVSLSHPKDPSRSKDQIRILSLSTHIHNPELWVRNNDYPKKKQEIESILLSELEKRFPWFLRENLQFYHSATPVTWQTWTGRKWGRVGGIPTSYFFNPFRMFSNRSEDPSLLLTGDTVYPGQGIPAVVLGGLNAVDQFYTRKRG, encoded by the coding sequence ATGGAAAAAGAATGGGATGTCATTGTCCTTGGTTCTGGCTTGGGGGGCTTAAGTGCTGCCTTGGCCTTTGCCAAAAAAGGCAAACGTGTTTTGGTCCTTGAAAAAAGTATTTCTCCTGGAGGTTGCGCCTCTAGTTTTTGGAAAAAAGGTTTTTTATTTGAATCGGGTGCCACGACACTTGTTGGATTTGAAAAAGGACTCCCTCTCGATAGACTAACAAAAGAATTCGGACTTAAGTTCCCTCTCATTCCATTAGAAAAACCAATGTTTGTCCATATGAATGGATCTGAAATCGAAAGGTTTAAAGATAGAAATTTATGGATCAAAGAATCGTTACGAGTATTTGGTGGCGGACTGCGAATGAAGATATTTTGGAAATTATGTTTTTTTGTCGCAGATCAACTTTGGAATCTATCCGCCCGTTACAAATGGTTTCCTTTTCGTAATATTGGTGACGTATGGAAAACATTATTAGTGTTTCGACCATCTGACCTACTTATTTTTCTATTTTCGTTTGTTTCCGTACGATTTGTACTAGTATGTTTATGTTTGTCCCAGAACAAAAATTGGAATCAATTTTTAGATGAACAACTCCTGATCACAAACCAAACCATTTCTCGGAATGCACCGTTTCTAATGGCAGCAGCAGGACTCACGTATCCCAATTTACAAAACTATATTGTATCTGGAGGGATGGTGGAACTCTCCAACACAATGATTCAACGTTTGAAGGAATGGGATGGAGAATTTTCCACAAAACAAGAAGTCAAAAAAATTACTAAAAAGAGTTACGTGAATCAAAATGAGTCTGCCAACTCACAAGCGATTGGTGGTGATGGATTTCATGACTCAACTCAATCTTTTTATTGGGAAGTGACGGCTAAAAATCGAGACCACTCTGTATTCAGAGCACCCATTCTTGTATCAAACCTACCAATTTGGAATTTAGCAGAACTCACAGACAACCTTCCTCGATTGAATGAGAAAACAAAGAGAATGGAAAAAGGGATTTGGGGTGCGTTTACGATGGGAATAGCGATCAAAATCAACGAGAAAAATGAATCTTCTGTAAGTGAATGCCTCCACCACCAAATCCATTTAGAAAGGGCTTTGCCTTATGGAGGTGGTACATCTGTCTTTGTTTCTTTGTCACATCCAAAAGATCCCTCTAGGTCAAAGGACCAAATCCGGATTCTCTCACTCTCTACCCACATACACAACCCAGAACTTTGGGTCCGAAATAACGACTATCCTAAAAAGAAGCAGGAGATTGAATCCATTCTCCTTTCTGAATTAGAAAAAAGATTCCCTTGGTTTTTACGAGAAAATCTTCAATTCTACCATTCTGCAACACCTGTTACATGGCAAACATGGACTGGTCGCAAGTGGGGAAGAGTGGGAGGAATTCCAACATCTTATTTTTTTAATCCCTTTCGCATGTTTTCCAATCGATCGGAAGATCCAAGTCTCCTGTTAACAGGAGATACAGTGTATCCTGGACAGGGGATCCCAGCTGTAGTGCTTGGTGGTCTCAATGCCGTAGATCAATTCTACACAAGAAAGAGAGGTTGA
- a CDS encoding alpha/beta fold hydrolase — MEWTYRTIERHGFSFLIAKNNSEGPHLYWFGSALYYPRVIPETLAKEFKITIVDHRGFAKRNQATTESESTYDLETVLDDFFFFQNHLQIPASFVLGHSGHGYMALAYAKKYPQLVTKLILVATGPSHGVPLQEREIYFERLASEERKEKHKSLQSLFQKQINSYPDGLEDFFNFYCVSQDALGFYDLSFDSTLFWQGVKTNKLAFDYLFGKVFAEIKVENYLPFIKQPIQLILGKYDFQVAPHYTWDSILENFPQVKRTVLDHCGHLPFLEDPNNFTKTIQLE, encoded by the coding sequence ATGGAATGGACGTACCGAACTATCGAAAGGCATGGATTTTCCTTTCTTATCGCAAAAAACAATTCGGAGGGACCACATCTTTATTGGTTTGGAAGTGCCCTCTATTACCCAAGGGTGATCCCCGAAACATTGGCTAAAGAATTTAAAATTACAATTGTCGACCATAGAGGGTTTGCCAAACGCAATCAGGCAACGACTGAAAGTGAATCCACCTATGATTTGGAAACTGTACTCGATGATTTTTTCTTTTTCCAAAATCATCTACAAATCCCAGCCAGCTTTGTTCTTGGTCATTCAGGACACGGTTATATGGCTCTGGCTTATGCTAAAAAATACCCACAACTTGTGACAAAACTGATACTAGTCGCAACGGGCCCAAGTCATGGTGTCCCTTTACAAGAGAGGGAAATATACTTTGAAAGGTTAGCGAGCGAAGAACGGAAAGAAAAACATAAATCACTCCAATCTTTGTTTCAAAAACAAATCAATTCTTATCCAGATGGACTCGAAGATTTTTTTAATTTTTATTGTGTGAGCCAAGATGCTTTAGGCTTTTATGATTTATCTTTTGATTCTACGCTTTTTTGGCAAGGAGTGAAAACTAACAAACTCGCGTTTGACTATTTGTTTGGCAAAGTGTTTGCTGAGATCAAAGTAGAAAACTACTTACCATTCATAAAACAACCGATCCAACTCATTTTAGGAAAGTATGATTTCCAAGTCGCTCCTCATTACACTTGGGATTCTATTTTGGAAAATTTTCCACAAGTGAAACGAACCGTCTTAGACCACTGCGGCCATTTGCCATTTTTGGAAGACCCAAACAATTTTACCAAAACAATCCAGTTGGAATAA
- a CDS encoding adenylate/guanylate cyclase domain-containing protein has translation MFRSIRNAIYSVYCIRDQFPRYMSDLLTEEEAMGALFAVRFRYVIGIALLASATANLSNIDTIWGYLVNYIAIGMYFLNTFVHLHILKQKDSRWKTKYDYISLFVDNVLITMTILNWYWIKGHGNPNFLVKTPLMVFYLLPLSLCLFQYRFSLVVFSFVCFLISYYSFIVLALHDPDAIASLDWYSYVLGDEIILSDALVSKPVIYLILAFAISYAIFRSLRMLLKFAASETQKTTLSRYFSPDLVSEIVSDPEVLGRGKRQKVTVLFSDIRGFTQFSELLDPEELSIFLTEFRRRMVRVIFQNKGSLDKFIGDAVMVTFGTPLPSIIPGEDSMNAVNAAKSMLEELKTWNEERKSIGQVEIRIGIGIHTGEVFCGSIGSEERMEYTVIGDTVNTASRIESACKQIGSPLIISELVWNEIGNPSEWVKNEGILLPGREQKINLYAIQNHF, from the coding sequence ATGTTTCGCTCCATTCGTAACGCCATCTATTCCGTATATTGTATCCGTGACCAATTCCCAAGGTATATGTCTGATCTTCTGACGGAAGAAGAAGCCATGGGTGCTTTATTTGCGGTTCGGTTTCGGTATGTGATTGGGATTGCTCTCCTTGCAAGTGCGACTGCGAATCTGAGCAATATTGATACCATTTGGGGTTATTTGGTCAATTATATCGCCATTGGTATGTATTTTTTGAATACATTTGTACATTTGCATATTCTGAAACAAAAAGATAGCAGATGGAAAACAAAGTATGACTACATCAGCCTTTTTGTGGATAATGTGCTCATTACGATGACAATCCTCAATTGGTATTGGATCAAAGGCCATGGGAATCCGAATTTTTTGGTCAAAACTCCACTGATGGTTTTTTATTTACTCCCTCTTTCTTTGTGTTTGTTCCAATACCGATTTTCACTAGTTGTTTTTTCATTTGTTTGTTTTTTAATCAGCTATTATTCGTTTATTGTTTTGGCCTTACATGATCCAGATGCGATTGCAAGTTTAGACTGGTATAGTTATGTGTTAGGTGATGAGATCATTCTCTCAGATGCTTTGGTTTCCAAACCAGTGATTTATTTGATTTTAGCATTTGCCATCTCCTACGCTATTTTTCGTAGCTTAAGGATGTTACTAAAATTTGCAGCTTCAGAAACCCAAAAAACCACACTCTCTCGTTATTTTTCGCCTGACTTGGTTTCTGAAATTGTGTCGGACCCAGAAGTGCTTGGTAGAGGAAAACGCCAAAAAGTCACAGTCCTTTTTAGTGATATTCGTGGGTTCACTCAGTTTTCTGAACTACTCGATCCAGAAGAGTTATCAATTTTTTTAACGGAATTCCGAAGGCGCATGGTGCGAGTCATATTCCAAAACAAAGGCAGTTTAGATAAATTCATTGGTGATGCCGTCATGGTAACCTTTGGAACACCACTCCCTTCGATAATTCCAGGTGAAGATTCCATGAATGCAGTGAATGCCGCAAAATCAATGTTAGAGGAGCTAAAAACTTGGAACGAAGAGAGAAAATCTATCGGTCAAGTGGAAATCCGAATAGGCATTGGAATCCATACAGGCGAAGTATTTTGTGGGAGTATCGGTTCCGAAGAAAGAATGGAATATACAGTGATAGGTGATACTGTGAACACAGCCTCAAGGATTGAATCAGCTTGCAAACAAATTGGATCTCCTCTCATTATCTCAGAATTGGTTTGGAATGAAATTGGAAACCCAAGTGAGTGGGTAAAAAACGAAGGGATTTTGTTACCAGGTAGAGAACAAAAAATTAATCTATATGCAATACAAAATCATTTTTAA
- a CDS encoding HD domain-containing phosphohydrolase, which produces MSINDTNIVPRDKLAKFELTEESLNSFRKNQNIPLDLYNKDGQILIHKKRNPTEADFGKLLKFEMQGVYFLISELKKTKPNGSEKPYLEPGRTTKLFDIEKTARFAKQSQALIEDLRKTSFSSDQAVFVQNSVNELLTDFTSNPDFELGIFNILEILSVAGVSVESELMTKRTVVAMGMKVRTRKIVNEGKEESNKKDHLSLMMASYLMDVGYSRLEVKQAPKLTKEEYAVVQQHPIISYLMTLPAPEVESHVRTLILNHHRPYRGNGVNNNFPDPRSLFTKLMSVRDKYNKEVGKERITQDIELQLHLQENNVTTSSFEEDIAILSLASEYASLTSNQPWRPAFKSSTALKMILNDSFFSYSNKNIRHLLDYVGSSLTNNENIINFGDFVITASVDSEKRAHFDICLVLDVGRYQTRPKLQRICSINPIFQKGIKFKIADFDLKSIKIDRRKAIMDLALQAGTTRVIYTIDPELNPALHEAVYKLNLNI; this is translated from the coding sequence ATGAGCATAAACGATACAAATATAGTACCTAGAGATAAGCTCGCCAAATTTGAGTTAACCGAAGAATCATTAAATAGTTTCCGTAAAAATCAAAACATACCTCTCGACTTATATAATAAAGACGGTCAAATTTTAATTCATAAAAAAAGAAATCCAACGGAAGCTGATTTTGGAAAACTATTGAAGTTTGAAATGCAAGGGGTTTACTTTCTCATTTCCGAACTTAAAAAAACAAAACCAAATGGCTCTGAAAAACCTTATTTAGAGCCAGGAAGAACGACAAAATTATTTGATATAGAAAAAACAGCAAGGTTTGCCAAACAATCTCAGGCGCTCATTGAAGATTTAAGAAAAACTTCCTTTTCCTCTGACCAAGCAGTCTTTGTTCAAAACTCAGTGAACGAACTTCTCACAGACTTTACAAGTAACCCTGATTTTGAACTTGGGATCTTTAATATTTTGGAAATCTTAAGTGTAGCAGGAGTTTCTGTTGAATCAGAACTGATGACCAAAAGAACTGTTGTCGCCATGGGAATGAAAGTTCGAACACGTAAGATTGTCAATGAAGGTAAGGAAGAATCTAATAAAAAAGACCACTTAAGCCTTATGATGGCAAGTTACCTAATGGATGTTGGATACTCAAGACTTGAGGTCAAACAAGCTCCCAAACTGACCAAGGAAGAGTATGCCGTTGTCCAACAACACCCCATCATCAGTTACCTCATGACACTGCCAGCACCGGAAGTGGAATCACATGTGAGAACTTTGATTTTAAACCACCACAGGCCTTACCGCGGTAATGGTGTGAATAACAATTTCCCAGACCCTCGTTCCCTTTTCACCAAACTCATGTCAGTTCGTGATAAATACAATAAAGAAGTGGGAAAAGAAAGGATAACACAAGACATCGAACTCCAACTCCATTTACAAGAGAACAATGTCACTACTTCAAGTTTCGAAGAAGACATTGCAATTTTATCTCTTGCAAGTGAATATGCATCTCTTACCTCAAACCAACCTTGGCGGCCCGCATTTAAATCATCAACAGCTCTCAAAATGATTTTAAATGATTCGTTTTTTTCTTATAGCAATAAGAACATACGACACTTACTAGATTATGTTGGAAGTTCTCTCACGAATAATGAAAACATCATTAATTTTGGAGATTTTGTCATCACTGCATCAGTTGATTCTGAAAAACGTGCACATTTTGATATTTGCCTTGTCCTTGATGTAGGTCGTTACCAAACAAGACCAAAACTCCAAAGAATTTGTAGCATCAATCCAATCTTCCAAAAAGGAATCAAATTCAAAATAGCAGATTTTGATTTAAAAAGCATCAAAATCGATAGAAGAAAAGCGATTATGGATTTGGCATTACAAGCAGGGACTACGCGTGTGATTTATACCATTGATCCAGAGTTAAACCCTGCCTTACATGAAGCGGTCTATAAACTCAATCTAAACATCTAA
- a CDS encoding MarR family winged helix-turn-helix transcriptional regulator has protein sequence MMFEISSLLGIHFSQTLLLMRKYLSDLFETKKVGMKFEDWIQLLPLQSKENINQKHLSEMLAKDKTTVSRLVDGWVKKGWVKRYQSPDDKRIFVIKLTLKGKSIWDKGIPVVIAADQVFKQYLNEGNEKELFMILFKIQTSIQFSETKNVLS, from the coding sequence ATGATGTTCGAGATTTCTTCGTTACTTGGAATTCATTTTAGCCAAACTTTACTTCTCATGAGGAAGTATCTGTCAGATTTGTTTGAAACAAAAAAAGTTGGGATGAAATTTGAAGATTGGATTCAACTCCTACCCTTACAATCAAAGGAGAATATCAATCAGAAACATTTGAGTGAAATGTTAGCAAAAGACAAAACCACCGTATCACGGTTAGTAGATGGTTGGGTAAAAAAAGGATGGGTGAAACGGTATCAGTCACCTGATGATAAAAGAATTTTTGTCATTAAACTTACGTTAAAAGGTAAATCCATTTGGGATAAAGGGATCCCAGTTGTCATAGCGGCCGACCAAGTTTTTAAACAATATTTGAATGAGGGAAATGAAAAAGAATTGTTTATGATTTTGTTTAAGATTCAGACTTCGATTCAGTTTTCAGAAACAAAAAACGTTCTTTCTTAG
- a CDS encoding DsbA family protein, which yields MENNFKSWMANPISKIFIGTNLVFAVLFFVSVPSFVKEFITRDAVSIGGKKYDLSDVKDSSPIAYSKFQSEYKSLLKNTFGEFAQDKLFELVAKDKNIKPSEVLNEGFVLREPSEEEILNVYLSNKAQLGGKSLPETRDKIVGFLKNQQEQEHSRSKYREIISKYPVEFLIKEPEAIRVTVDEKNNPSIGPKDAKITVIEFSDFECPFCKRSQDVNSQLREKYKGQIRWVFRDFPLPFHQDAMYAHMAANCSIEDGKYWDVFNVLFENSGNLSKSNVDTLVLKAGVSKDKFSSCMKDQAKLKNEIEADIQDGQKVGVSGTPAFFINGIFVSGALPFENFDEIIQKELKQ from the coding sequence ATGGAAAATAATTTTAAATCGTGGATGGCCAACCCCATCTCTAAAATCTTCATAGGGACCAATTTGGTCTTTGCCGTGCTTTTTTTTGTCAGTGTTCCTTCCTTTGTGAAAGAATTCATCACTCGGGATGCAGTGAGCATCGGAGGTAAAAAATATGACCTCAGTGATGTGAAAGACTCATCTCCGATTGCTTATTCAAAATTCCAATCCGAATACAAATCACTTCTCAAAAATACGTTTGGAGAATTTGCTCAAGACAAATTATTTGAGTTAGTTGCCAAAGATAAAAATATTAAACCTTCCGAAGTTTTAAATGAAGGATTTGTCTTAAGAGAACCGTCTGAAGAAGAAATATTAAATGTATATTTATCTAACAAAGCTCAGTTAGGTGGAAAGTCACTTCCCGAAACTAGAGACAAAATTGTTGGTTTTTTAAAAAACCAACAAGAACAAGAACATAGCAGAAGCAAGTATAGAGAAATCATTTCAAAATACCCTGTTGAATTTTTAATTAAAGAACCAGAAGCAATCCGTGTGACTGTGGATGAAAAAAACAATCCAAGTATTGGTCCAAAAGATGCTAAAATTACTGTGATAGAATTTTCTGATTTCGAATGCCCATTCTGCAAACGAAGCCAAGATGTAAACAGCCAACTCCGTGAAAAATACAAAGGTCAAATTCGTTGGGTATTCCGAGATTTTCCTCTCCCTTTCCACCAGGATGCAATGTATGCACATATGGCTGCTAATTGTTCCATTGAAGATGGCAAGTATTGGGATGTTTTTAATGTATTATTTGAAAACAGTGGGAACCTAAGCAAATCAAATGTAGATACATTGGTTCTAAAAGCTGGAGTTTCAAAAGACAAATTCTCATCGTGTATGAAAGACCAAGCCAAATTGAAAAACGAAATCGAAGCCGATATCCAAGATGGCCAAAAGGTAGGTGTGAGTGGTACACCTGCATTTTTTATCAATGGAATCTTTGTATCAGGTGCATTACCTTTTGAAAACTTCGATGAGATCATCCAAAAAGAACTGAAACAATAA
- a CDS encoding prenyltransferase yields the protein MTQQNRTPLVVSYLAFDVVISVFANLSYFSFYFRNTMNFSLVLFYLISVWALYLLDHYWDAKKKTFQKSSRSIFYLQNEILIQSIIVGSILIVGGLAILSEWTFIKQNFAFLFSFAICLFLVVTNLSPVPKEFLVTFFYTWGILLPFPNSMQHITIVFIFSLHVFNNVLITYQMDREWDKEQGTFTLNLWVSQKWMDRLVSIFLFLGLVILTFQYGFHTLDFEFFLGMALSYLWLLFVFYSSRSPSSKKTLSELSYLPMFVPQIIFFFSGLP from the coding sequence ATGACCCAACAAAATCGGACTCCGTTGGTTGTTTCTTATCTTGCCTTCGATGTAGTAATATCTGTTTTTGCAAACTTAAGTTATTTTTCATTCTACTTTCGGAATACAATGAATTTCTCACTTGTGTTATTCTATTTAATTTCAGTTTGGGCATTGTATCTCTTAGATCACTACTGGGATGCAAAAAAGAAAACCTTTCAAAAATCATCTAGATCAATTTTTTATTTACAGAACGAGATTTTGATCCAATCGATAATCGTTGGTTCCATCCTGATTGTTGGTGGTTTGGCAATTTTATCCGAATGGACTTTCATCAAACAAAACTTTGCCTTTCTTTTTTCCTTTGCAATCTGTTTGTTCCTTGTTGTCACAAACCTTTCACCCGTGCCGAAGGAATTTTTGGTTACTTTCTTTTATACTTGGGGGATATTACTCCCCTTTCCCAATTCGATGCAACACATCACCATTGTTTTTATTTTTTCCCTCCATGTGTTCAACAATGTTCTCATCACCTACCAAATGGACCGTGAATGGGACAAAGAACAAGGCACCTTCACTCTAAACCTTTGGGTCAGCCAAAAATGGATGGATCGACTGGTATCTATTTTTTTATTTTTGGGACTTGTAATCCTTACATTCCAATATGGATTCCATACCTTGGATTTTGAGTTTTTCCTTGGAATGGCACTTTCTTACCTTTGGTTACTATTTGTTTTTTATAGTTCCCGATCCCCTTCCTCAAAAAAAACCCTTTCGGAACTTTCTTACCTCCCTATGTTTGTCCCTCAGATCATTTTTTTCTTCTCTGGACTCCCCTAA
- the thrB gene encoding homoserine kinase, giving the protein MVRLPKIHIKVPGTSANLGPGFDLMGLALDLHNEFEFQFSKEITETKTELKNGQTLPFSKKEDLVEQSYKSYFAKFAPNITPPPYHCKMTLSLPLKGGLGSSASAIVAGLCLAREVHKRLDVVSLPTEPIFTQFLAEFEGHPDNTLPAYLGGFVFAYSTFGEKLRFFRKKFPSSVAIFVLTPEFFVSTEESRKTLPKSYVTSDVIFNLSRIGAWMHFLDKRRFGDLLVGLEDKMHTPYRIPSTSPLFPLADTLKQDSIGYCLSGSGPSLLIFLERKTVSSKQKELFETVTKIMGDAGIRFSLRRVKPDGVGVRIQTK; this is encoded by the coding sequence ATGGTTCGCTTACCAAAGATTCATATCAAAGTACCAGGCACTTCCGCCAATTTAGGACCCGGTTTTGACCTTATGGGTCTTGCCCTTGACTTACATAATGAATTTGAATTCCAATTTTCGAAAGAAATCACAGAAACAAAAACTGAGTTAAAAAATGGGCAAACTTTACCTTTTTCAAAAAAGGAAGATTTGGTTGAACAGTCTTATAAATCTTATTTTGCAAAATTTGCACCAAATATTACTCCTCCACCTTACCATTGTAAAATGACGCTTTCCTTACCATTGAAAGGTGGGCTTGGTTCTAGTGCTTCTGCAATTGTTGCAGGGTTATGTTTGGCAAGAGAAGTTCACAAACGATTGGATGTAGTGTCACTTCCAACTGAACCAATATTCACACAATTTTTAGCTGAGTTTGAAGGACACCCAGATAATACATTGCCTGCCTATCTTGGAGGGTTTGTCTTCGCTTATTCTACGTTTGGTGAAAAACTACGTTTCTTTCGTAAAAAATTCCCATCTTCAGTAGCCATTTTTGTCCTCACTCCAGAATTTTTTGTGTCTACTGAGGAATCCAGAAAAACTCTACCAAAGTCCTACGTGACTTCAGATGTTATATTTAACCTTTCCCGGATTGGTGCATGGATGCATTTTTTAGACAAACGTAGGTTTGGTGATCTTTTAGTCGGATTAGAAGATAAAATGCACACGCCTTATAGAATTCCGAGCACTTCACCTCTTTTTCCATTAGCAGATACATTGAAACAAGATAGCATTGGGTATTGTTTGTCTGGATCGGGCCCAAGTTTACTCATCTTTTTGGAACGAAAAACAGTGAGTTCAAAACAAAAAGAATTGTTTGAAACGGTAACGAAGATTATGGGAGATGCAGGGATTCGATTTTCGTTACGCCGTGTGAAACCAGATGGAGTTGGCGTACGTATCCAAACCAAATAA